The Hydrogenobacter thermophilus TK-6 genome window below encodes:
- the folD gene encoding bifunctional methylenetetrahydrofolate dehydrogenase/methenyltetrahydrofolate cyclohydrolase FolD → MHILLDGKSLSESIRDQIKTYVERITSRGYREPSLAVVLVGDDPASHIYVKNKRKACERVGIKSLFYHLPQNTKVPELLDLIASLNSDESVDGILVQLPLPQHIPQEEVILSISPKKDVDGFHPENMGKLVARIEGGFIPCTPLGIDLLLKHYNIDLKGKNVVIVGAGFIVGRPLALLMLWRDATVCVCHIHTKDITQYTKKADILISATGVPHLIKRDMVKEGAVVVDVGISKVGEKVLGDVDFERVKDKVYAITPVPGGVGPMTVTALLLNTLQAYRQNMNLKDGDL, encoded by the coding sequence ATGCATATTCTTCTTGACGGTAAGTCGCTCTCCGAAAGTATAAGGGACCAAATAAAAACCTATGTGGAGCGTATCACTTCAAGAGGCTACAGAGAGCCAAGCCTTGCGGTAGTTCTTGTAGGTGATGACCCAGCCAGTCATATATATGTGAAAAACAAGAGGAAGGCCTGCGAAAGGGTAGGCATAAAGTCTTTGTTCTACCATCTACCTCAAAATACCAAAGTGCCGGAGCTTTTGGATCTCATAGCTTCTCTAAACAGCGATGAAAGTGTGGATGGCATATTGGTCCAGCTCCCCCTTCCACAGCACATACCCCAAGAGGAGGTGATACTTTCCATATCTCCCAAGAAGGATGTAGATGGCTTCCATCCGGAAAATATGGGAAAGCTCGTTGCCCGTATAGAAGGTGGTTTCATCCCTTGTACGCCCTTAGGTATAGATTTGCTTTTGAAGCATTACAACATTGATTTGAAAGGTAAGAATGTGGTTATAGTAGGTGCAGGGTTTATAGTGGGTAGACCGCTTGCCCTTTTGATGCTTTGGAGAGATGCAACCGTTTGCGTATGCCACATACACACTAAGGACATTACTCAATACACAAAGAAGGCGGACATACTCATATCTGCAACTGGTGTGCCACACCTTATAAAGCGAGACATGGTAAAAGAGGGAGCAGTGGTGGTGGATGTGGGTATATCAAAGGTGGGTGAAAAGGTTTTAGGGGATGTGGATTTTGAGAGAGTCAAGGATAAAGTGTATGCCATAACTCCAGTGCCCGGTGGCGTGGGTCCCATGACAGTTACAGCTTTACTTCTAAACACCCTACAGGCTTACAGACAGAATATGAACTTAAAGGATGGAGATCTTTGA
- a CDS encoding lytic transglycosylase domain-containing protein, which translates to MRRGIGAVLICSSLFSCTQAVKQAVMPRSGDKIQLVQKGSFSFSEEEERFIVKEAKNLNIPIPDREEIKRYISYFLQNKPYLEKTLQRAEYYLPIIKPIVEKSGLPSELSLLPVIESGFNPLAVSRSGAAGLWQFIPSTARRYGLRVDEHVDERFDVIKSTEAAVRYLKDLYSMFGNWELALAGYNCGENCVKYRTAGVDFWITKDMLPEETRNYVPAFFAVLLITRDPVKYGLFSEGIKTLKKESQSAHAELSKVERSQRERIITLENGAKIIIKE; encoded by the coding sequence ATGAGAAGGGGGATAGGGGCAGTATTGATCTGCAGCTCTTTGTTTTCTTGCACTCAGGCGGTAAAACAGGCTGTGATGCCAAGGAGTGGGGATAAGATTCAGCTCGTTCAGAAGGGTAGTTTTTCCTTCTCCGAAGAGGAAGAGAGATTTATAGTAAAAGAGGCTAAAAACCTCAACATCCCCATACCAGACAGGGAAGAGATAAAAAGATACATCTCTTACTTTTTGCAAAACAAACCTTACCTGGAAAAAACTCTTCAGAGAGCTGAGTATTACCTACCCATCATAAAACCCATCGTTGAAAAAAGTGGGTTACCATCGGAACTTTCGCTTCTTCCTGTTATAGAGAGTGGTTTTAATCCTCTGGCAGTGTCAAGGTCAGGAGCTGCCGGTCTTTGGCAGTTTATCCCCTCAACCGCCAGAAGATACGGACTTAGGGTGGATGAGCATGTGGATGAGAGGTTTGATGTGATAAAGTCCACGGAGGCTGCGGTCAGGTACCTAAAGGACCTTTACAGTATGTTTGGAAACTGGGAGCTGGCGCTGGCAGGTTATAACTGCGGTGAGAACTGCGTAAAGTACAGAACCGCCGGTGTGGATTTCTGGATAACTAAGGACATGCTACCAGAGGAGACAAGAAACTATGTGCCTGCTTTTTTTGCGGTGCTTCTCATAACCAGGGACCCAGTCAAGTACGGGCTTTTTAGCGAAGGGATAAAAACCCTAAAGAAAGAGAGCCAGTCAGCACATGCAGAGCTATCTAAGGTAGAAAGAAGTCAAAGAGAAAGGATTATTACCCTTGAAAACGGTGCTAAGATAATTATAAAAGAGTAG
- the secG gene encoding preprotein translocase subunit SecG has protein sequence MYYFLLVVFVFIAFLLIVVVLLQRSRGDVGTAFGGMGQGVFGPGGVDTILTKITYWLGFLFMFIAILLALTHPSKRGSLLKDEGARAPQKTQQSIPERQGAPSGTPPESKGR, from the coding sequence ATGTACTACTTTTTGCTGGTGGTTTTTGTTTTTATAGCTTTCCTGCTTATAGTGGTGGTGCTTCTTCAAAGAAGCAGGGGAGATGTGGGAACAGCTTTTGGTGGTATGGGGCAAGGTGTTTTTGGTCCGGGGGGTGTAGATACCATACTTACCAAGATCACTTACTGGCTCGGTTTTTTGTTTATGTTCATAGCCATACTTTTGGCACTTACGCATCCATCAAAGAGAGGCTCTCTCTTAAAAGATGAAGGTGCAAGAGCTCCTCAAAAGACCCAGCAAAGTATCCCTGAGAGACAGGGAGCTCCTTCTGGCACACCTCCTGAAAGTAAAGGTAGGTGA
- the prmC gene encoding peptide chain release factor N(5)-glutamine methyltransferase — protein sequence MKVQELLKRPSKVSLRDRELLLAHLLKVKVGEVYLLLDRHVSKEMEEEYMRSLSLLEEGYPLQYLLGEWDFYGRTFRVEEGVLIPRPETELLVEKVLEKVPPNKEAVGFEIGVGTGCISITLLLERPKLIMYADDLQEKAVHLAETNARLHKVEDRLFLKVGDMFEPVKGMVFDFVISNPPYIPQKEWAGLPKGVKLEGKVSLIGGEKGYEFYERFAKEVGKFLKEDGFFALEIGHDQGKILEDIFSQEGFFAQVYKDYAGQDRVILGWKR from the coding sequence ATGAAGGTGCAAGAGCTCCTCAAAAGACCCAGCAAAGTATCCCTGAGAGACAGGGAGCTCCTTCTGGCACACCTCCTGAAAGTAAAGGTAGGTGAGGTCTACCTCCTTCTGGACAGGCATGTATCCAAAGAGATGGAGGAGGAGTATATGAGGTCTTTATCTCTGCTGGAAGAGGGATATCCCCTTCAGTACCTTTTAGGGGAGTGGGACTTTTACGGAAGAACCTTTAGGGTGGAGGAGGGTGTGCTGATACCAAGACCTGAGACAGAGCTTTTGGTGGAAAAAGTGCTTGAAAAAGTTCCTCCCAATAAAGAAGCGGTTGGCTTTGAGATAGGTGTTGGTACGGGTTGCATATCCATAACTCTCCTTTTAGAAAGACCCAAACTCATCATGTATGCGGATGACCTTCAAGAAAAAGCTGTGCATCTGGCAGAGACAAACGCAAGGCTTCACAAAGTTGAGGACAGGCTTTTTCTAAAAGTGGGGGACATGTTTGAACCTGTGAAGGGCATGGTGTTTGACTTTGTAATATCAAATCCACCTTATATCCCTCAAAAGGAGTGGGCAGGTTTGCCAAAGGGTGTTAAACTTGAGGGGAAAGTGTCTCTGATAGGTGGAGAGAAGGGTTATGAATTCTACGAAAGGTTTGCAAAAGAAGTGGGGAAGTTTCTAAAGGAAGATGGCTTTTTTGCCCTTGAGATAGGGCACGATCAGGGTAAGATCCTTGAGGACATCTTCTCACAGGAAGGTTTTTTTGCTCAGGTCTACAAAGATTACGCAGGTCAGGACAGAGTGATTTTAGGATGGAAGCGATAG
- the metF gene encoding methylenetetrahydrofolate reductase [NAD(P)H]: MKIGELLKKGTFSISFEFFPPKTEEGERELFDTIKSLECLSPTFVSVTYGAGGSTRDRTKRVVERIHQQTHMTVMAHLTCIAHSREEIISILREYKEIGIENILALRGDLPANMPNFKPPDGACKHANELVRLIRSSFGEHFSVGVASYPEGHPESPNMEWEIRYFKKKVMEGADFSITQMFFINDYYYRFIDMCYKEGIDIPIIPGIMPITNFRQISKFASMCGATIPDDLIKRLEPHMDDQEETTKIGVEFAIKQCEDLLKNGVPGLHFYTLNKSRATLEIYQAIKDKVLALRSYLP; encoded by the coding sequence TTGAAGATAGGAGAGCTGCTCAAGAAGGGAACCTTTAGTATATCCTTTGAATTCTTCCCGCCCAAGACGGAAGAAGGTGAGAGGGAACTTTTTGATACTATAAAAAGTCTTGAGTGTCTATCACCCACCTTTGTTTCCGTTACATACGGTGCTGGTGGAAGCACAAGAGATAGAACCAAGAGGGTGGTGGAAAGGATACATCAGCAAACCCATATGACAGTTATGGCACACCTTACCTGTATAGCCCACTCAAGGGAAGAGATAATAAGCATACTCAGAGAGTACAAAGAGATAGGCATAGAAAACATACTGGCTCTGAGGGGAGACCTACCAGCAAACATGCCAAACTTTAAACCCCCAGATGGTGCCTGTAAGCATGCCAACGAGTTGGTAAGACTTATAAGAAGTAGCTTTGGGGAACACTTCTCTGTAGGTGTGGCTTCGTATCCAGAGGGGCATCCCGAGTCTCCCAACATGGAGTGGGAGATAAGGTACTTTAAAAAGAAGGTGATGGAGGGAGCGGATTTTTCTATAACCCAGATGTTTTTCATAAACGACTATTACTACAGGTTTATTGACATGTGCTACAAAGAAGGCATAGACATACCCATAATACCCGGCATCATGCCCATAACCAACTTCAGACAGATAAGTAAGTTTGCTTCCATGTGCGGTGCTACCATACCCGATGACCTGATAAAGAGACTTGAGCCTCACATGGATGATCAGGAGGAGACTACAAAAATAGGTGTAGAGTTTGCCATAAAGCAGTGTGAGGATCTTTTAAAAAACGGAGTGCCAGGACTACACTTTTACACACTAAACAAGTCAAGAGCGACTCTTGAGATATATCAGGCTATAAAGGACAAGGTTTTAGCCTTAAGGTCCTATCTGCCGTAA
- a CDS encoding cytochrome ubiquinol oxidase subunit I, translating to MDVLGFYPMWYVPTVGSAFTIAIIATIHVMASHTSVGASILLAYLATKAYRENQPQIYDYIKKYLLGLLIFSYVSGSITGPGIWFSATVANPRGISALIHNFVWVWAAEWVWFVAEVTLVYILFYTLGRIDQRSWLRLAWTFAIGSWATMYIIVGILSFMLSPGHEKWFTTGNILDAFYNKNYFPHLLERTSFMFAIAGTVGLAIAGLMRKDISEKTYKEIVKTLSYWGMGGVVFGLVFFIWYISTLPNRSDVILENVVPIYLKLPIMAIILLVLAHFFLTAVRPTMARFWVAYPLYILIFFMGVYPEEKIRETLRKPYVAGEFMWVNQIVARDVPAKGIKSEVPLIDQKGLLKLNAFVPEGLKNLTPQNQIMAGKTVAVLACSGCHNVTGSTGLRPFGQKFAGMTDPNAVYSFLTSYLRDNHPPYMPKLVGTDEEIRALSAYIADMISKGGSVSAKIEVPASSSEAKK from the coding sequence ATGGACGTGCTGGGTTTTTATCCCATGTGGTATGTACCAACAGTAGGGAGTGCTTTTACCATAGCCATAATAGCTACCATCCACGTTATGGCTTCCCACACTTCTGTGGGTGCATCCATACTTCTGGCGTATTTGGCTACCAAAGCCTACAGAGAAAATCAACCCCAGATATACGACTACATCAAAAAGTACCTTCTGGGACTTCTCATTTTCTCTTATGTATCTGGTTCTATAACGGGTCCGGGTATATGGTTCTCTGCCACCGTAGCCAATCCAAGAGGTATATCCGCACTCATTCACAACTTTGTGTGGGTGTGGGCTGCCGAGTGGGTTTGGTTTGTGGCAGAAGTCACGCTGGTTTACATACTCTTTTACACTCTTGGGAGGATAGACCAGAGAAGCTGGCTAAGACTCGCTTGGACCTTTGCCATAGGCTCATGGGCAACCATGTACATAATAGTGGGCATACTTTCCTTTATGCTCTCACCCGGGCATGAGAAGTGGTTTACTACCGGCAACATCCTTGACGCTTTTTATAACAAAAACTACTTCCCTCACCTGCTTGAAAGGACCTCCTTTATGTTTGCTATAGCGGGTACTGTAGGGCTTGCCATAGCAGGACTCATGAGGAAAGACATAAGCGAAAAGACATACAAGGAGATAGTTAAAACTCTGTCCTACTGGGGTATGGGTGGTGTTGTGTTTGGACTCGTCTTTTTCATCTGGTATATCTCAACACTTCCCAACAGAAGCGATGTGATACTTGAAAATGTCGTACCCATATATCTCAAATTGCCCATAATGGCTATAATCCTTTTGGTGCTTGCCCACTTTTTCCTGACTGCAGTAAGACCCACCATGGCGAGGTTTTGGGTAGCTTATCCCCTTTACATACTCATATTCTTCATGGGAGTGTATCCGGAAGAGAAGATAAGAGAGACGCTGAGAAAACCTTATGTGGCTGGTGAGTTTATGTGGGTTAACCAGATAGTGGCAAGGGATGTGCCTGCAAAGGGTATCAAGTCAGAAGTGCCTCTAATTGACCAGAAGGGACTTTTAAAGCTTAACGCCTTTGTACCTGAAGGTTTAAAGAACCTAACTCCTCAAAACCAGATAATGGCTGGAAAAACAGTAGCTGTGCTTGCATGCTCAGGTTGCCACAACGTTACCGGCTCTACAGGTCTCAGACCCTTCGGACAGAAGTTTGCAGGTATGACAGACCCCAATGCGGTTTACAGCTTTCTCACCAGCTACCTTAGAGATAATCACCCACCGTACATGCCCAAGCTGGTAGGAACTGACGAGGAGATAAGAGCTCTCTCTGCTTATATAGCAGATATGATCTCAAAAGGTGGCTCTGTCTCTGCAAAAATAGAAGTTCCCGCATCTTCTTCGGAAGCTAAAAAGTAA
- a CDS encoding hemolysin family protein, producing the protein MEAIGFSLGVLFFIILEGIFAGAEIALISTDRSKVLALYRKTGYGFLRDFHENPEEYITLSMLGYTISIVFASTFYTLMVITLSDYLPYIKGYEVLFSLTLVIFTLLFGEILPKSVFQKYSDKLLIPSLWYLSKIRVITFPVLVLSRKTSRYLTEFFRKRYSERISKIDIIKLLEEIELQESKIKIAVKLLTLRESTASEIVKPIYEVVMIDEFSTVGHALRRMKESGFTKLPVYKQRVDDITGYVDMFDIMDAPPSSLIREFVKPVCLFSEFTPLQDVLETFRGGSSRMGLVVDERGIILGIVTFDDVIREILGQIGDSFAQPEEPIKEIEKDKWIVDGMFDKHEFEKIAGVKFPEGPFLTLGGFIIYHLRRIPKKGEVVLCCGLRFLVLQSDRRKVKKLMVERHVQEQKAQGHTERAKT; encoded by the coding sequence ATGGAAGCGATAGGCTTTTCGTTGGGTGTTTTGTTTTTCATAATCCTTGAGGGCATCTTTGCAGGGGCTGAGATAGCTCTTATAAGCACCGACAGGAGTAAAGTGCTGGCTCTTTACAGAAAAACTGGCTACGGCTTTTTAAGAGACTTTCATGAAAATCCAGAAGAGTACATAACCCTTTCCATGCTGGGCTATACGATAAGCATTGTCTTTGCCTCCACCTTCTACACCCTCATGGTGATCACCCTCTCGGATTACCTGCCATACATAAAAGGCTATGAGGTGCTCTTCTCTCTCACTTTGGTAATTTTTACCCTTCTTTTTGGTGAGATACTGCCAAAGAGCGTCTTCCAAAAATACTCGGACAAGCTTTTAATACCAAGTCTATGGTACCTTAGTAAAATCAGAGTTATCACCTTTCCAGTGCTTGTTCTCTCAAGAAAGACAAGCAGGTACCTTACCGAATTCTTCAGGAAGAGGTACTCAGAGAGGATAAGCAAGATAGACATCATAAAGCTCCTTGAAGAGATAGAGCTTCAGGAGAGCAAGATAAAAATTGCAGTTAAGCTCCTAACATTAAGAGAAAGCACTGCCTCGGAGATAGTAAAACCCATTTATGAAGTGGTGATGATAGATGAGTTTTCCACAGTAGGACATGCCCTCAGGAGGATGAAGGAAAGCGGTTTTACAAAGCTTCCCGTCTATAAACAGAGAGTTGACGACATAACAGGCTATGTGGACATGTTTGACATTATGGATGCTCCTCCCTCAAGCTTAATAAGGGAATTTGTAAAACCTGTGTGCCTGTTTTCCGAATTTACGCCTCTGCAGGATGTTCTTGAAACCTTCAGGGGGGGGAGTTCCCGTATGGGTCTGGTAGTTGACGAAAGAGGTATCATACTGGGTATAGTTACCTTTGACGATGTAATAAGGGAGATACTGGGTCAGATAGGGGACAGCTTTGCACAGCCCGAGGAACCCATCAAGGAGATAGAAAAAGACAAATGGATAGTGGACGGTATGTTTGACAAACATGAGTTTGAAAAAATCGCCGGTGTAAAGTTTCCCGAAGGACCTTTTTTGACGCTGGGGGGCTTTATAATATACCACCTGAGAAGGATACCCAAAAAGGGTGAGGTGGTCTTATGCTGTGGGCTCAGATTCTTGGTGCTTCAATCCGACAGAAGGAAAGTGAAAAAGCTTATGGTGGAAAGGCATGTACAAGAGCAAAAGGCTCAAGGACATACCGAAAGAGCTAAGACCTAG
- a CDS encoding acetate/propionate family kinase, translating into MKYTLALNYGSSTLKYALFGDLKRLEGGTLKMGDVQQILLSILKTFKRIDLTVHRVVHGMDLDSPMLIDGASFEVLKKLVAFDPLHNAFALTGIELCMKELPNVPHYVVFDTSFFKVLPITSKAYAVPFSLFEEGIKRYGFHGISYSYLLKEASKLLRKSISSVNLIMLHLGSGASICAVQSGKPVDTSMGMTPLEGLVMSTRAGDLDPGVVLHLLRKGKSLEEVERMIYKEWGIKGMTGTSDMRQVIEEYTRGNESAKLAIHLYVYRIKKYIGAYYAVLPKLDALVFSGGVGENSPLVRKLVCRGLEKLGIIIDERINQKGQLPLCISRRDSEVKVLVIRTDEELEMVRQLRRALKG; encoded by the coding sequence ATGAAGTATACCTTAGCTCTCAATTACGGCAGTTCCACACTCAAGTATGCCCTTTTTGGAGATCTCAAAAGGTTGGAAGGCGGTACTTTAAAGATGGGAGATGTACAGCAAATCCTTCTTAGTATCTTGAAAACCTTTAAAAGGATTGACTTAACAGTCCACAGAGTTGTTCATGGCATGGATCTTGACTCACCTATGCTTATAGATGGGGCAAGCTTTGAGGTGCTTAAAAAACTCGTAGCTTTTGACCCGCTTCATAACGCCTTTGCCCTTACAGGCATTGAGTTGTGTATGAAGGAACTCCCAAATGTGCCTCATTATGTGGTGTTTGATACTTCCTTCTTTAAGGTATTACCCATAACCTCAAAGGCTTACGCCGTACCTTTTAGCCTCTTTGAGGAAGGCATAAAAAGGTACGGCTTTCACGGTATATCATACTCTTACTTGCTTAAGGAAGCCTCTAAGCTTTTGAGAAAGAGCATCAGCAGTGTAAATCTCATAATGCTCCATCTGGGAAGCGGTGCCAGCATTTGCGCCGTTCAAAGTGGAAAACCTGTGGATACCTCTATGGGGATGACGCCTTTGGAAGGTCTTGTTATGTCTACGAGAGCCGGAGACCTAGACCCCGGAGTTGTCCTTCATCTTTTGAGGAAGGGTAAAAGTCTTGAGGAAGTGGAGAGGATGATATATAAAGAGTGGGGTATTAAAGGCATGACAGGCACCTCAGACATGCGCCAAGTGATAGAGGAATACACAAGAGGTAACGAGAGTGCAAAACTGGCGATACATCTATATGTATACAGAATAAAGAAGTATATAGGTGCTTATTACGCAGTGCTTCCAAAGCTTGATGCTTTAGTTTTCTCAGGCGGCGTTGGCGAAAACAGTCCCTTAGTGAGAAAGCTTGTGTGCAGAGGGCTTGAGAAACTTGGTATAATCATAGATGAAAGGATAAACCAAAAGGGGCAACTGCCCTTGTGTATAAGTCGCAGGGACAGTGAGGTTAAGGTATTGGTTATAAGGACGGATGAAGAGCTTGAAATGGTAAGACAGCTCAGAAGAGCACTAAAGGGATGA
- a CDS encoding TIGR00269 family protein, with protein MEFRLDGIVHINYGKCGIGKINLELKPLGKCSRCKKNEAIINLAYARQRLCKDCFNDFFVNRVRRVVEEFRMFKPGERVAVAVSGGKDSVALLHALKKAFPEQDIYAFYINLGIKYYSDHLEKKVIELAEMVGVPIEIYNLKEKEGYTIDDFLLTKYKNKMCSVCGLIKRNIFTTLAVRVNADTVATGHNLDDTVSTMMSLFFAGDFEGIARLKPVLKPLIKGQPRKIKPLITTPEIEDLYYVALNELPVQECGCPHGEFTPIKGMKKWLDEMEKEQPDIKFRLLSVFRRKFIPLVDRGLGEEGVEEVRACTVCGMPSSSEICSKCRRVMELMEIKERRGEIKMEITFEELERLREKERVVLLDVRDRKEYEVYTLEGAINIPADEIQKRWKELLKYKRTHKVVVFCNAGRSSYAVAVKLRNLGFDAYSLKGGIISHIQP; from the coding sequence ATGGAATTTAGGCTTGACGGCATTGTACACATCAATTACGGTAAATGCGGGATAGGAAAGATAAACTTAGAGTTAAAGCCTTTGGGTAAGTGTAGTAGGTGCAAGAAAAACGAGGCTATTATAAACCTGGCATACGCAAGACAAAGACTTTGTAAAGATTGTTTTAACGATTTCTTCGTTAATAGGGTTAGGAGGGTTGTAGAAGAGTTTAGGATGTTTAAACCCGGTGAGAGGGTTGCCGTGGCGGTTTCGGGTGGTAAGGATAGCGTTGCCCTACTCCACGCCCTAAAAAAGGCCTTTCCAGAACAAGATATATACGCCTTTTACATAAACCTCGGAATAAAATATTACTCGGATCACCTTGAAAAGAAGGTGATAGAGCTTGCGGAAATGGTCGGTGTCCCCATAGAGATATACAACTTAAAGGAAAAAGAAGGTTATACCATAGACGATTTTCTACTAACAAAGTATAAGAACAAGATGTGCTCGGTTTGTGGGTTAATAAAGAGGAATATTTTTACGACACTGGCCGTAAGGGTAAATGCGGATACGGTTGCAACGGGGCACAACCTTGACGATACCGTTTCAACAATGATGTCTTTATTCTTTGCGGGGGATTTTGAAGGTATAGCGAGGTTAAAACCCGTATTAAAACCATTAATAAAGGGACAGCCAAGAAAGATAAAACCCTTAATAACAACCCCAGAAATTGAGGATTTGTATTATGTGGCCTTAAACGAACTTCCGGTTCAGGAATGCGGTTGCCCTCATGGGGAATTTACACCGATTAAGGGTATGAAAAAATGGCTTGACGAAATGGAAAAGGAACAACCGGATATAAAATTTAGGCTCCTATCCGTATTCAGAAGGAAGTTTATCCCATTGGTGGATAGGGGATTAGGTGAAGAAGGCGTTGAAGAGGTTAGGGCATGTACGGTTTGCGGAATGCCCTCATCATCCGAAATATGCTCAAAGTGTAGGAGGGTTATGGAGTTGATGGAAATCAAGGAAAGGAGAGGAGAAATTAAGATGGAAATAACATTTGAGGAGTTGGAAAGGTTAAGGGAGAAAGAAAGGGTTGTTTTACTTGATGTTAGGGATAGAAAAGAGTACGAGGTTTATACCCTTGAAGGGGCTATAAATATCCCCGCGGATGAGATACAGAAAAGGTGGAAAGAACTCTTAAAGTATAAGAGAACGCATAAGGTTGTTGTGTTTTGCAATGCCGGAAGGAGCAGTTATGCCGTGGCGGTGAAGTTGAGGAATTTGGGTTTTGATGCCTATAGCTTAAAGGGTGGTATAATAAGCCATATTCAACCTTAA
- a CDS encoding class I SAM-dependent methyltransferase gives MEIFDKYALLYDEWYERPFGKSAYKLELECLKSLYNQKGLSLEIGVGSGRFAQALGIKYGVDTSKGLLRMAHKRGVRPILAKAEELPFKDSVFDSALIVVSLCFFEDPLASLKEAYRVLKEGSFLLLGLVLSESPWAEFYREKAKKGHPIYSYAKFYSYPQLLSLIQSAGFKKDKAYTTLFEEPQDKYPVKNRRIVEGFSPEGGFFCLRALKLSF, from the coding sequence ATGGAGATCTTTGATAAATATGCATTGCTTTACGATGAGTGGTATGAGAGACCTTTTGGAAAGTCCGCTTATAAATTGGAGCTTGAGTGTTTGAAAAGTCTATACAATCAAAAAGGTCTCTCCTTAGAGATAGGTGTGGGAAGTGGGCGTTTTGCACAGGCTCTTGGGATAAAGTATGGAGTGGATACATCCAAAGGTTTACTCAGGATGGCTCACAAAAGAGGTGTACGACCCATACTTGCAAAGGCAGAAGAACTGCCTTTTAAAGACTCAGTCTTTGACAGTGCTCTCATTGTAGTATCCCTTTGTTTCTTTGAAGACCCTCTGGCTTCTTTGAAGGAAGCGTATAGGGTGTTGAAAGAAGGGTCCTTTTTGCTTCTCGGTCTTGTGCTTTCGGAAAGTCCTTGGGCTGAATTCTATAGAGAAAAGGCAAAAAAGGGACATCCTATATACAGCTATGCCAAGTTTTACTCCTATCCACAACTTCTTTCCCTTATCCAATCCGCTGGTTTTAAGAAGGATAAAGCTTACACCACACTCTTTGAAGAGCCTCAGGATAAGTATCCTGTGAAAAATAGAAGAATAGTTGAGGGTTTTTCACCTGAAGGTGGTTTCTTTTGTTTAAGAGCCTTAAAACTATCTTTTTAA
- a CDS encoding GYD domain-containing protein: MALFVMLTTLTDEGMKTLKHRPERIKEVDREVMERFGVKLIAQYAVMGPYDFVNILEAPDNDTVVKMAIELGSRGTIRTLTMPAIDVDQLIKDLQELSK; encoded by the coding sequence ATGGCATTGTTTGTAATGTTAACAACGCTTACCGATGAGGGTATGAAGACCCTCAAGCACAGACCCGAGAGGATAAAGGAAGTGGATAGGGAAGTGATGGAGCGCTTTGGGGTCAAACTTATCGCTCAGTATGCAGTCATGGGTCCTTATGATTTTGTCAACATACTTGAAGCACCAGACAACGATACAGTGGTCAAGATGGCTATTGAGCTTGGCTCAAGAGGTACCATAAGGACCCTCACCATGCCTGCCATAGATGTGGACCAACTCATAAAAGACCTGCAAGAGCTTAGCAAGTGA
- the radC gene encoding RadC family protein, translating to MYKSKRLKDIPKELRPREKIKSLGSQSLSDEELLALVLGSGTKEEDVLSLSRRIIKLGWERLKSMSVNELIKEIKGIGEAKACQIKALIELSRRMYEPHAHTVINSPEDVYNLLKDKMDNRREHLWALYLTPSNTLIEYDLVAVGRLNSVFADPKDILYGAVRSVCHSIILAHTHPGGEPKPSKADIDFTQRVKKACEILGFELLDHIIITKKGYFSMREGGVVS from the coding sequence ATGTACAAGAGCAAAAGGCTCAAGGACATACCGAAAGAGCTAAGACCTAGGGAGAAGATCAAAAGCTTAGGCTCGCAATCGTTATCCGACGAGGAGCTTCTCGCTCTTGTTCTTGGCTCTGGGACTAAGGAGGAGGATGTGCTATCTCTTTCAAGGAGGATAATCAAGTTAGGGTGGGAAAGGCTAAAGAGTATGAGCGTGAACGAACTTATAAAGGAGATAAAGGGCATAGGTGAAGCCAAGGCATGCCAGATAAAGGCTCTGATTGAACTAAGCAGGCGCATGTACGAACCACACGCTCACACGGTTATAAATTCACCAGAGGATGTTTACAACCTTTTAAAAGACAAGATGGACAACAGGCGGGAACATCTGTGGGCTCTTTATCTGACACCTTCTAACACCCTTATAGAGTACGACCTTGTGGCGGTAGGAAGGCTAAACTCGGTCTTTGCGGACCCAAAAGATATTCTTTACGGGGCGGTTCGCAGCGTTTGTCATTCTATCATACTGGCTCATACGCATCCTGGAGGTGAGCCAAAACCATCAAAAGCTGACATAGACTTCACCCAGAGAGTAAAAAAGGCATGTGAGATCCTCGGCTTTGAACTCTTAGACCACATTATAATAACCAAAAAGGGATACTTCTCCATGAGAGAAGGGGGAGTAGTATCATGA